One genomic window of Elaeis guineensis isolate ETL-2024a chromosome 2, EG11, whole genome shotgun sequence includes the following:
- the LOC105034302 gene encoding uncharacterized protein isoform X1, whose amino-acid sequence METDLGKLFIGGVSWDTDDDHLREYFRTYGEVVEAVIMKDRTTGRARGFGFVVFADPAVAERVLMENHIIDGRKVEVKKAVPRVDQHILNRNNTSIPGSPGPDRTKKIFVGGLPSNITESDFKMYFEQFGNITDVVVMYDHNTQRPRGFGFVTYDLEDAVDKVLLKTFHELNGKMVEVKRAVPKELSQGPNMCSPIGRNNYGLNRVNSFFNGNTQGYNSRSVGGYGVRMDGRLGPLASAQIGFSSFSTGFSMGMNFEPGMNASLAGSSSFSSNLGHGRGLNPYYSGNSSRYHNPFGNSRDSGNTGSVFSSMARNAWGIGGINYTTNSANSNAYMTSGSRSYSSFGSSSLNWGGSSLPISAQGGCNGSGYNNGSLSYENGESNFGLGTSSFGRSGQTGAANTSLTATTGGYEGNYAGLYGASSVYGDPTWQSASSEFGGTGPFDYGFGNATSDRTGKGSAAYMDGYTLTSGHPKREG is encoded by the exons ATGGAGACAGATCTTGGCAAGCTCTTCATCGGCGGGGTCTCTTGGGACACCGATGATGACCACCTCCGGGAGTACTTCAGGACTTATGGGGAGGTGGTTGAGGCTGTTATCATGAAGGACCGGACTACTGGCCGTGCACGTGGTTTCGGGTTCGTGGTGTTTGCAGACCCTGCTGTGGCTGAGAGAGTCCTGATGGAGAATCACATAATCGATGGTCGTAAG GTGGAGGTGAAAAAAGCTGTTCCCAGGGTTGATCAGCACATCCTTAATAGAAACAACACCAGTATTCCTGGTTCTCCTGGTCCGGACCGCACCAAGAAGATATTTGTGGGAGGCCTGCCATCAAATATAACAGAGAGTGACTTCAAAATGTACTTTGAACAGTTTGGGAATATCACCGATGTCGTTGTGATGTATGATCACAACACTCAGAGGCCAAGGGGGTTTGGATTTGTCACTTATGACTTGGAGGATGCTGTGGATAAGGTCCTGCTTAAAACCTTTCATGAGCTAAATGGTAAGATGGTTGAGGTCAAGAGAGCTGTTCCTAAAGAATTGTCTCAGGGGCCAAACATGTGCTCACCTATAGGGCGAAATAACTATGGTCTGAATCGGGTTAATAGCTTTTTTAATGGGAATACTCAGGGTTACAATTCAAGGTCAGTAGGTGGATATGGAGTGAGAATGGATGGCAGATTGGGACCACTAGCAAGTGCACAGATTGGGTTCTCTTCTTTTAGTACTGGTTTCAGTATGGGGATGAATTTTGAGCCTGGTATGAACGCAAGCTTAGCTGGAAGTTCAAGCTTTAGCAGTAACCTTGGACATGGGCGAGGTTTGAACCCTTACTACAGTGGGAATTCAAGTAGGTATCATAATCCTTTTGGTAACAGTAGAGATAGTGGTAATACTGGGTCAGTTTTTAGTTCAATGGCTCGTAATGCGTGGGGTATTGGTGGCATTAACTACACTACAAACTCTGCAAATTCTAATGCTTACATGACCTCAGGAAGTAGGAGTTACAGTAGTTTTGGCAGTAGTAGCCTGAACTGGGGCGGATCTTCTTTACCTATTTCAGCTCAGGGTGGGTGTAATGGATCAGGCTATAATAATGGAAGCTTGAGTTATGAAAATGGTGAGAGTAACTTTGGTTTGGGCACCAGCAGTTTTGGAAGAAGTGGTCAAACTGGAGCTGCTAACACTTCTCTTACTGCAACAACTGGTGGATATGAAGGAAACTATGCGGGCCTATATGGTGCTAGTTCAGTTTATGGAGACCCAACTTGGCAGTCGGCATCCTCTGAATTTGGTGGCACTGGTCCATTTGATTATGGGTTTGGAAATGCCACCTCAGATAGAACAGGCAAGGGCTCTGCAGCTTATATGGATGGTTATACTCTTACCAGTGGACACCCAAAAAGAG AGGGCTGA
- the LOC105034302 gene encoding uncharacterized protein isoform X2, translated as MLKSTIGSMNNPQVEVKKAVPRVDQHILNRNNTSIPGSPGPDRTKKIFVGGLPSNITESDFKMYFEQFGNITDVVVMYDHNTQRPRGFGFVTYDLEDAVDKVLLKTFHELNGKMVEVKRAVPKELSQGPNMCSPIGRNNYGLNRVNSFFNGNTQGYNSRSVGGYGVRMDGRLGPLASAQIGFSSFSTGFSMGMNFEPGMNASLAGSSSFSSNLGHGRGLNPYYSGNSSRYHNPFGNSRDSGNTGSVFSSMARNAWGIGGINYTTNSANSNAYMTSGSRSYSSFGSSSLNWGGSSLPISAQGGCNGSGYNNGSLSYENGESNFGLGTSSFGRSGQTGAANTSLTATTGGYEGNYAGLYGASSVYGDPTWQSASSEFGGTGPFDYGFGNATSDRTGKGSAAYMDGYTLTSGHPKREG; from the exons ATGTTAAAATCTACTATTGGGTCGATGAATAATCCTCAGGTGGAGGTGAAAAAAGCTGTTCCCAGGGTTGATCAGCACATCCTTAATAGAAACAACACCAGTATTCCTGGTTCTCCTGGTCCGGACCGCACCAAGAAGATATTTGTGGGAGGCCTGCCATCAAATATAACAGAGAGTGACTTCAAAATGTACTTTGAACAGTTTGGGAATATCACCGATGTCGTTGTGATGTATGATCACAACACTCAGAGGCCAAGGGGGTTTGGATTTGTCACTTATGACTTGGAGGATGCTGTGGATAAGGTCCTGCTTAAAACCTTTCATGAGCTAAATGGTAAGATGGTTGAGGTCAAGAGAGCTGTTCCTAAAGAATTGTCTCAGGGGCCAAACATGTGCTCACCTATAGGGCGAAATAACTATGGTCTGAATCGGGTTAATAGCTTTTTTAATGGGAATACTCAGGGTTACAATTCAAGGTCAGTAGGTGGATATGGAGTGAGAATGGATGGCAGATTGGGACCACTAGCAAGTGCACAGATTGGGTTCTCTTCTTTTAGTACTGGTTTCAGTATGGGGATGAATTTTGAGCCTGGTATGAACGCAAGCTTAGCTGGAAGTTCAAGCTTTAGCAGTAACCTTGGACATGGGCGAGGTTTGAACCCTTACTACAGTGGGAATTCAAGTAGGTATCATAATCCTTTTGGTAACAGTAGAGATAGTGGTAATACTGGGTCAGTTTTTAGTTCAATGGCTCGTAATGCGTGGGGTATTGGTGGCATTAACTACACTACAAACTCTGCAAATTCTAATGCTTACATGACCTCAGGAAGTAGGAGTTACAGTAGTTTTGGCAGTAGTAGCCTGAACTGGGGCGGATCTTCTTTACCTATTTCAGCTCAGGGTGGGTGTAATGGATCAGGCTATAATAATGGAAGCTTGAGTTATGAAAATGGTGAGAGTAACTTTGGTTTGGGCACCAGCAGTTTTGGAAGAAGTGGTCAAACTGGAGCTGCTAACACTTCTCTTACTGCAACAACTGGTGGATATGAAGGAAACTATGCGGGCCTATATGGTGCTAGTTCAGTTTATGGAGACCCAACTTGGCAGTCGGCATCCTCTGAATTTGGTGGCACTGGTCCATTTGATTATGGGTTTGGAAATGCCACCTCAGATAGAACAGGCAAGGGCTCTGCAGCTTATATGGATGGTTATACTCTTACCAGTGGACACCCAAAAAGAG AGGGCTGA